Proteins from a single region of Dysosmobacter acutus:
- a CDS encoding Hpt domain-containing protein, whose amino-acid sequence MTVREAYETLGGNYEDMRYRVDEKMILRLVGMLLRDPNHAALRVALEQRDYETAFRGAHTIKGVALNMSLTPLAEKAGALTEALRGRRDNPGIGPAFAEFEQAYQDMQAVFSQLLVSSGGNAQ is encoded by the coding sequence ATGACGGTCAGGGAAGCTTACGAAACGCTGGGCGGAAATTATGAGGATATGCGTTATCGGGTTGACGAAAAGATGATTCTGCGGCTGGTCGGCATGCTGTTGAGAGACCCGAACCATGCGGCCCTCCGCGTGGCCCTTGAACAGCGTGATTACGAAACCGCTTTCCGGGGAGCGCATACCATCAAAGGCGTCGCGCTCAATATGAGCCTTACTCCCTTGGCCGAAAAGGCCGGCGCCCTTACAGAGGCCCTGCGCGGCCGGAGGGATAACCCCGGTATTGGGCCGGCATTTGCTGAATTTGAGCAAGCATATCAGGATATGCAGGCGGTCTTTTCCCAATTACTTGTCTCATCGGGAGGCAACGCGCAATGA
- a CDS encoding fimbrial protein: MGKKPRGNIGRWLYAAFLTATLSASLCQPASAATVWEKANEIMRDVYTQILGISTIAAIVTAAVALLMMNFSRSGRTVDESRAWLKRIIITWAVLNGLGFIMSYVTPFFSGGQWTAP, from the coding sequence ATTGGGAAAAAGCCGCGTGGCAATATCGGCCGTTGGCTGTATGCAGCGTTTCTGACCGCCACGCTATCCGCGTCTCTCTGTCAGCCGGCTTCTGCCGCAACCGTGTGGGAGAAGGCCAATGAGATCATGCGGGATGTCTATACGCAGATCCTCGGCATCTCCACGATTGCAGCCATCGTTACGGCCGCAGTCGCACTGCTGATGATGAATTTCTCCCGCAGCGGCCGAACCGTCGATGAAAGCCGGGCATGGCTCAAGCGAATCATTATCACTTGGGCCGTGCTGAATGGCCTTGGCTTCATTATGAGCTATGTTACGCCCTTCTTCAGCGGCGGGCAGTGGACCGCCCCGTAA
- a CDS encoding VirB4 family type IV secretion system protein → MKPEEFEVYVIPPNFMEGGTLFGGLLKTRNTIEAVILGLAVGVPVLHLPFSLTVRVVILCLTALPLVLLALIGVSGMSLSAFIRLFFCFLHNRRILSRDGTQGGKNGKTLLPSWAQQRKSDCEAEDPPLPKSRSRFSVDLKQRSVTQFKTFLQEEEAVQPLNALADYIPIEKIEHGVIYTRDHRYVKVVEVVPVNFLLRSAREQRSIIYSFISYLKIAPVKVQFKALTKRADINRHLDTVRRELEHEQDPRCRVLQEDYLKLIRQLGSREAITRRFFLVFEYEPLPGTKRGHEEEDAIASLQTAARTAANYLRQCGNEVISPENEDDATAEILYNILCRRASSEPFYQRVKSVLADYMAAGRDINTIPVNEFYAPDSIDLTHGNYLCVDGLYYAYLLVPSDGYKARVPAGWLSLLVNAGDGIDLDVFLARQPKDRMVRKLGQQLRINRSKIKETSDTNTDFDDLDGAIRSGYFLKDGLSNNEDFYYLNLLITVTAGSVDDLEWKVAEMKKLLLSQDMDVQTCSFCQEQAFLSSLPLVSLERQLYERSKRNVLTTGAASCYPFTSYEMCDDNGILLGVNKHNNSLIIVDIFDSRVYKNANIAILGTSGAGKTFTLQLMALRMRRKGIQVFIIAPLKGHEFHRACSNIGGQFISISPASQNCINIMEIRKADKSVDDLLDGPGAEKSLLAAKIQRLHTFFSLLIPDMSHEERQLLDDAMICTYGVKGITHDNASLEQPKHPGRYKEMPILGDLYEILAASPETKRLANILNRLVNGSARSFNQQTNVALDNKYIVLDISELTGDLLTVGMFVALDFVWDKAKENRTAEKAIFVDECWQLIGASSNRQAAESVLELAKTIRGYGGSLVCATQDLNDFFALDDGKYGKGIINNSKTKILLNLEEEEAQRVQGVLHLSEAELMEITHFERGSALISTNNNNIAVEIKCSQMEKELITTDRRELAELAQRAAPKQHPC, encoded by the coding sequence ATGAAACCGGAAGAATTTGAGGTGTATGTGATCCCTCCCAACTTTATGGAGGGCGGCACACTCTTCGGCGGGCTTTTGAAAACCCGCAATACGATTGAGGCGGTCATCCTTGGCCTCGCGGTTGGTGTGCCGGTTTTGCACCTTCCGTTTTCCCTCACCGTCCGCGTTGTGATTTTATGCCTGACAGCTCTTCCGCTGGTGCTTCTCGCTTTGATTGGCGTATCCGGCATGAGCCTGTCCGCTTTTATCCGCCTGTTCTTTTGCTTTCTGCACAACCGCAGAATCCTTTCACGCGATGGGACGCAGGGCGGCAAAAATGGAAAAACGCTGCTGCCCAGCTGGGCGCAGCAGCGGAAAAGCGACTGCGAAGCAGAAGATCCTCCGCTCCCCAAAAGCCGCAGCCGATTTTCTGTTGATCTGAAGCAGCGCAGCGTGACGCAGTTCAAGACCTTCTTGCAGGAGGAAGAAGCCGTTCAGCCGCTCAATGCCCTGGCGGACTATATCCCTATCGAGAAGATTGAGCACGGCGTCATTTATACAAGAGATCACCGCTATGTTAAGGTTGTAGAGGTGGTTCCCGTCAACTTCCTGCTGCGCAGCGCGAGAGAGCAGCGCAGCATCATTTACTCCTTCATTTCCTATCTGAAAATTGCCCCGGTCAAGGTGCAATTCAAGGCATTGACAAAGCGTGCGGACATTAACCGGCATCTGGATACCGTCCGCAGGGAGCTGGAGCATGAGCAGGATCCGCGCTGCCGTGTCCTGCAGGAAGACTACCTGAAGCTCATTCGGCAGCTTGGCTCCCGTGAGGCAATCACAAGGCGCTTTTTCCTTGTTTTCGAGTATGAGCCGCTGCCCGGCACCAAACGCGGCCACGAGGAAGAGGATGCAATCGCTTCTCTGCAAACGGCCGCACGCACGGCGGCAAATTATCTGCGGCAATGCGGCAACGAGGTCATTTCCCCTGAGAACGAGGACGACGCCACGGCAGAGATCCTTTATAACATTCTTTGTCGCAGGGCCAGCAGTGAGCCGTTCTATCAGCGGGTGAAGTCCGTTCTGGCGGACTACATGGCCGCCGGGCGGGACATCAACACTATTCCCGTCAACGAGTTCTATGCCCCTGACAGCATCGACCTTACCCATGGAAACTACCTCTGTGTAGATGGGCTGTATTATGCCTATCTTCTTGTCCCATCAGATGGTTATAAAGCGCGCGTTCCCGCCGGTTGGCTCAGCCTTTTGGTCAACGCCGGCGACGGGATCGATCTGGACGTCTTTCTCGCGCGGCAGCCAAAGGACCGCATGGTCAGAAAGCTGGGGCAGCAGCTCCGTATCAACCGCAGCAAAATCAAGGAAACCAGCGACACCAACACGGATTTTGACGATCTCGACGGTGCGATCCGCAGCGGCTATTTTCTAAAAGACGGTCTTTCCAACAATGAGGATTTTTATTATCTGAACCTGCTTATCACCGTCACAGCCGGCAGCGTGGATGACCTTGAATGGAAGGTCGCGGAAATGAAAAAACTCCTGCTTTCGCAGGACATGGATGTACAGACCTGTTCCTTTTGTCAGGAGCAGGCTTTTTTATCCTCTCTTCCTCTGGTTTCTCTGGAGCGCCAGCTCTATGAGCGGTCTAAGCGGAATGTTCTGACAACGGGAGCCGCCAGCTGTTATCCCTTCACCAGCTATGAGATGTGCGATGACAACGGTATTCTTCTCGGCGTCAATAAACACAACAATTCTCTCATCATCGTGGACATCTTCGATTCCCGCGTCTACAAGAATGCCAATATCGCCATTCTCGGAACCAGCGGAGCCGGAAAAACCTTTACACTTCAGCTGATGGCTCTGCGTATGCGCCGCAAGGGAATTCAGGTCTTTATCATCGCGCCGCTCAAAGGGCATGAGTTTCACCGGGCCTGTTCCAACATCGGCGGACAGTTTATCTCCATATCTCCGGCTTCTCAAAACTGCATCAACATCATGGAGATCCGCAAGGCAGATAAGTCCGTGGACGATCTGCTGGATGGCCCCGGCGCGGAAAAATCTCTGCTGGCAGCCAAAATTCAGCGGCTGCACACGTTTTTCAGTCTCTTAATTCCGGACATGTCCCACGAGGAGCGGCAGCTTCTGGATGATGCCATGATCTGCACCTACGGGGTCAAGGGCATCACACATGACAATGCTTCTCTGGAACAGCCGAAACATCCCGGGCGCTATAAAGAAATGCCGATCCTGGGCGACCTGTATGAAATTCTCGCCGCCTCTCCGGAAACAAAGCGCCTTGCCAACATCCTGAATCGGCTGGTCAACGGCTCTGCCCGCTCTTTCAATCAGCAAACCAATGTGGCGCTGGACAATAAGTACATTGTCCTTGATATTTCTGAGCTGACCGGTGATCTGCTGACGGTGGGGATGTTTGTTGCTCTCGACTTTGTATGGGACAAGGCCAAAGAGAACCGCACGGCGGAAAAAGCCATCTTCGTGGACGAGTGCTGGCAGCTCATCGGCGCCAGCAGCAACCGGCAGGCCGCCGAATCCGTTCTGGAGCTTGCCAAGACGATCCGCGGCTATGGCGGTAGCCTTGTCTGCGCCACACAGGATCTCAACGACTTTTTTGCGCTGGACGACGGTAAATACGGCAAGGGCATCATCAACAACAGCAAAACTAAGATCCTGCTGAATTTGGAGGAGGAAGAAGCCCAGCGTGTCCAAGGTGTCCTGCACCTTTCCGAAGCTGAGCTGATGGAAATTACGCACTTCGAACGCGGCAGCGCTCTCATCAGCACAAATAACAATAATATTGCCGTGGAGATCAAGTGCAGTCAAATGGAAAAGGAATTGATCACCACGGATCGCCGGGAGCTGGCCGAGCTTGCTCAGCGTGCTGCGCCAAAGCAGCATCCATGCTAA
- a CDS encoding MarR family transcriptional regulator, with amino-acid sequence MADYQLELRQVVDYPRCRIYREFMQTLIADRSIRTGGCSGLFYYVVLCSYANFRTSYRRIDGISYTVYPGEWVCSITDVAEWFRVRFHYQAFAILKSLQDRQLITFTRLGRGHIVKFSITDWRRNNTALDYNCPCQKDSGFFFIPVSTATELISAGRASEMDVILDLWISAIYKDQQVRGSEIGPVVYFRNGTGNPLVNYSELSARWGISRSSVGRLLKKLADFDYLSLLTFPGRSGTVIYLKNYLSTMFQISDVMIDKEEVAMCLNLRVSVPDTISPESGSISDEQICVSTELPSVSKPHMLYFVRKVLRTLEAQGISCLSCPKSKYMLYPLSDDCTVGIEKGTISAGLAICCGAGSPLYRFEMTIIPNAEAEGACDNVRKDV; translated from the coding sequence ATGGCAGACTATCAGCTTGAACTCAGGCAGGTTGTAGATTATCCACGATGCCGAATTTATCGAGAATTTATGCAAACTCTGATTGCAGACCGGAGCATTCGCACAGGCGGATGCTCCGGTCTTTTTTATTATGTCGTTCTTTGCTCCTATGCCAACTTCAGAACCTCTTACCGACGCATAGATGGAATTTCATATACGGTCTATCCTGGTGAATGGGTTTGCTCCATCACCGATGTTGCAGAATGGTTTCGTGTCCGTTTCCATTATCAGGCATTTGCAATTCTAAAATCTTTGCAGGATCGGCAGCTCATTACATTTACCCGCCTCGGCCGCGGGCATATCGTAAAGTTCTCCATTACGGACTGGCGGCGCAATAACACCGCGCTCGATTATAACTGCCCATGCCAAAAAGATTCCGGTTTTTTCTTCATTCCTGTTTCAACGGCAACGGAGTTGATCTCCGCGGGACGCGCATCCGAGATGGATGTCATTCTGGATCTTTGGATCTCTGCGATTTATAAGGATCAGCAAGTACGCGGCTCTGAGATCGGGCCAGTTGTGTATTTCAGAAACGGCACAGGGAATCCGCTCGTCAATTACAGCGAATTATCCGCGCGCTGGGGAATCTCCCGTTCCAGCGTGGGGCGGCTGCTCAAAAAACTGGCCGATTTTGATTATCTTTCTCTGCTGACTTTCCCAGGCCGCAGCGGAACGGTAATTTACCTAAAGAATTATCTCTCAACCATGTTCCAAATTTCGGATGTCATGATAGACAAAGAGGAGGTTGCTATGTGTCTGAACCTTCGCGTATCTGTGCCAGATACCATTTCGCCAGAGTCCGGCTCAATTTCTGATGAGCAGATCTGCGTTTCAACAGAGCTTCCCAGCGTTTCAAAACCTCACATGCTGTACTTCGTTCGGAAAGTGCTGCGAACCCTTGAAGCGCAAGGCATTTCCTGCCTTTCATGCCCAAAATCCAAATATATGTTATATCCATTATCCGACGACTGCACGGTAGGAATAGAGAAAGGCACTATCTCAGCGGGACTTGCGATCTGCTGCGGCGCCGGCAGTCCGTTGTATCGGTTTGAAATGACGATCATCCCAAATGCTGAAGCGGAAGGAGCGTGCGACAATGTCAGGAAAGATGTATGA